In the genome of Triticum urartu cultivar G1812 chromosome 5, Tu2.1, whole genome shotgun sequence, one region contains:
- the LOC125506367 gene encoding DNA-directed RNA polymerase III subunit 2-like, whose product MYQCYTLGVEDLSILSAEEVHASDSFLIMFNGSILGKHRQPQRFADNMRKLRRLSSSWDFVSIFVNQKQRCIHIASDGGRVCRPLLIADLGISRVQDHHMQELRAGHLSFDDFLRFGLIEYLDVNEENNALIASYEHEDQDDVQRSRITHIEIEPLTILGVVAGIIPYPHHNQSTRNTYQCAMGKQAMGNIAYNQLSRADSLQYLLVYAQRPLVTTKTIELVGYDKLGAGQNATVAVMSDSGYDIKDAIVFNKSSLDRGFGRCIRMKRYTVAMQKYGNNRSEKNVKPERDKDDILKKQNMQVLDKDGYAEPGLIIRDGDIYVNKKTPKNTAKSPGVTSTDRDYEDSPAIYKGDDDETTVVDRVILSSDSNDNLTIKCIIRHTRRPEVGDKFSSRHGQKGVCGTILQQEDFSFSERGICPDLVMNPHGFPSGMTVGQMLELLGGKAGASCEQFYYGSAFGEPSGNANKVEYMSYTLVKHGFNYHGKDLLYSGTLGHPLQAYIFMGPIYYQKLKHMVLDKMHARASGPRVALTRQPTGGRNSNGGLRLGEMERDCLIAHGASMVILERLLLSSDPYQAQVCRKCGLLGYYNHRLKTSFCSFCKSGENMQQLMMPYACKLLFQELTAMNVVPRLKLTEG is encoded by the exons ATGTACCAGTGTTATACTTTAGGTGTGGAAGATTTATCAATTTTATCCGCAGAAGAAGTTCACGCATCAGACTCATTTCTGATCATGTTCAATGGATCAATACTGGGGAAACATAGGCAACCTCAG AGATTTGCTGATAATATGAGAAAACTGCGTCGGTTAAGCtcatcttgggactttgtaagcattTTTGTAAATCAGAAGCAG CGTTGCATTCACATTGCCTCTGATGGCGGTCGCGTTTGTCGTCCACTTTTAATCGCTGATTTGGGAATATCAAGGGTCCAAGACCATCATATGCAGGAACTGAGG GCTGGTCACCTCTCATTTGACGATTTTCTGCGTTTTGGGTTGATTGAATATCTTGATGTCAATGAAGAGAACAATGCATTG ATTGCATCGTATGAGCATGAGGATCAAGATGATGTTCAGAGAAGCAGAATCACACACATTGAAATAGAGCCCTTGACTATATTAGGGGTTGTGGCTGGGATTATTCCTTATCCACACCATAACCAATCTACACGTAACACTTACCAG TGCGCAATGGGTAAGCAAGCAATGGGAAATATTGCGTATAATCAG TTGTCCCGGGCAGATTCTCTACAATATTTATTAGTGTACGCGCAACGTCCCCTGGTTACAACAAAAACAATCGAGTTG GTGGGATATGATAAGCTTGGGGCTGGGCAGAATGCAACTGTTGCTGTCATGAGTGATAGTGGATATGATATTAAAGATGCAATTGTATTCAATAAATCATCCCTTGATCGAGGTTTTGGTCGTTGCATAAGAATGAAAAG GTACACGGTGGCAATGCAGAAGTATGGGAATAATAGGTCAGAAAAGAATGTTAAACCAGAGAGAGATAAAGATGATATTTTGAAGAAGCAGAATATGCAG GTTTTGGATAAAGATGGGTATGCCGAGCCAGGTCTAATAATCCGCGATGGTGATATCTATGTGAACAAGAAAACTCCCAAGAATACTGCAAAAAGTCCTGGTGTTACATCAACCGACAG GGACTATGAAGACTCCCCAGCTATTTACAAAGGTGATGATGATGAGACAACTGTAGTTGATCGTGTAATACTTTCCTCAGATAGTAATGACAACTTGACCATCAAGTGTATTATCCGTCACACTAGGAGGCCAGAG GTCGGTGACAAATTTAGTAGCAGACATGGACAGAAAGGTGTTTGTGGTACCATTCTTCAGCAGGAAGACTTCTCCTTCTCTGAGAGAGGAATATGCCCTGATTTAGTTATGAATCCCCATGGATTTCCAAG TGGTATGACGGTAGGACAAATGCTTGAACTTCTTGGCGGAAAGGCTGGTGCATCATGTGAGCAATTTTATTATGGCAGTGCATTTGGTGAACCAAGTGGTAATGCTAATAAAGTTGAATACATGAG CTATACTCTTGTCAAGCACGGCTTCAACTATCATGGAAAAGATTTATTGTACTCAG GCACTTTAGGCCACCCTCTTCAGGCATATATCTTCATGGGGCCAATCTACTACCAGAAATTGAAGCACATG GTTCTTGATAAGATGCATGCTCGAGCTTCTGGACCACGAGTTGCATTGACCAGGCAACCTACTGGAGGGCGAAACAGCAATGGAG GCCTGCGTCTTGGTGAGATGGAGCGTGATTGTTTAATTGCGCATGGTGCCAGTATGGTGATACTTGAACGTCTATTACTGTCGAGTGATCCATATCAAGCGCAG GTTTGCAGAAAATGTGGTTTGTTAGGCTACTACAACCACAGACTCAAGACCTCCTTCTGTTCATTTTGCAAAAGTGGAGAAAATATGCAGCAACTGATGATGCCCTATGCTTGCAAGCTATTGTTTCAG GAACTGACAGCGATGAACGTCGTTCCAAGGTTAAAGCTAACCGAAGGATAA